One Coffea eugenioides isolate CCC68of chromosome 2, Ceug_1.0, whole genome shotgun sequence genomic window, TTTGCTATGAATGAACTAACTTCATTTGTGGAAAATACCTAATTCTTTGAGTCTACCTTTACCTTTTCCTAGTGGCTATATTGCAaaattacatttatataaaGTTGTGCTTCAAACCCTGGTAATTGGACCTCTAATTTTTTATGCAATTGCAATGTCCATGGTACAGGGTGTTTACTATTATTTCTATCAAATATTTAGGAGTAAGGCTGAAGCTGCAGCACTTCAACGAAGGAGAAATGGTGTAGGTGATGGATCAGTTGGGATGTTCTCATCACTTGTGGTGGCTGCTTTATCCGGGTAATTTACTTCTACGGAATAGATTGAGATAATTTCCTGCTGGATACCCTTGATTGATCATTATCATTGATTCCAGCTTTAGTAGCAGCAATGGTATACTTTTTTGGCCTTGATCTGAAATGTTCATGCTTCATTGGGCAGCAGAAAGCATATGAATACACCAAAGTGGAGTAGATATTGCAGAATAAATAATTACCCAATAGATTCAGAATGTTTGATATGCTGTGACACCTATCTTGCATCTATGTCTTTGAACTATTGGTGCAACCTCTTCTTTCTTGGCAGGACTATAATTTATAATGCAAATTGCTGAAGTGATGCAGTTCAATAGTTTTTACCTCAAAAATTAATTGTAGCACATGCTAATCTTTACATTGTAATTCTTTATCAACTAATATATTTTGCAGTTTGTTCTTGCCTTTCTTCTTATTCACAAGTAAATACAATTGTACAAGTTGTGTTTAGAACTAAAAGAAGAAGTTGGACCTCTTTAGCTCAGGCTACTAAAGCAAGTAGCAGCCAGTTCTTGGAGGTCCTTCCTTGCTATAACCTCCATTAGCTTGCGATGATGGGATTTTTTGGGTTGGCCAAATATCTGAATATAGTAAAGAAATGTTGTGGTTCAGATTTTTAAATGCTATTTAAAACCTTGAGTCCAGAGTCATTtggaaacaaataaaattttgtagaGTTTGATGAGTGGAAGTAAATTTTAAGTATAGACTTTTCTAATGAAAAGGAAATTTAGAACAAGTAGGCAATTTTTGATGGTATAACAtctattttgttttgttggatGATTTTATTCTATCCATCTCTGCCCATATCTCATTGAATATTTTGAGAGTTTCGCTTGGATATTGCCCAATAGAGTAAGCATAATATAAGCATCCACATGCCGGGAAATATAAATTGCATCAAGTATAATCTATCAGATACAAAATGTATAAGTGAGTTTTCTGagaattacttgatttaccttTGCATGCAATTAACAGCTCATGGGAAAAAATATTTGAGAACTGCACCCAGATATGATGACAAATACCTCATTCTAAACTTCTGTTTTTGAGATCTCAGAGTGATACATCTCCTTGCCTTTCCAGATTCCAGTATACCTCTGATTCACCAGTCTATTGTAGAACTATCAAGTTGACTATGCTTGGCACTTGTGATGCTATCCCATAATTGAAAAGATTGGTTTTAGGCACATAATTTTTGTTGATATCATATTTCCTATCACATGCATATGATTCTAATAAATCTAATTTTCCTCCTTGCAATTTTTGAGCAAGAttcatatttttttatcttagGCATATTATTCTAATGACAAATATAAATTTCCTCTATCAACTGTTTGAGTCGCAAGAGTTCAGCAAATAACAGCAACATTTGTTTTTCCTTGTACAGCTGCGTAAATGTTTTGCTGACTAATCCTATTTGGGTAGTTGTGACCAGAATGCAGGTACACTGCTATTTGCACCTTGCATGTGGTTTTTGATGATCAAAACCATGAAAATTTAACTTTGTTCTCAAAGCCATCTTGGAAatgtttaaaaagaaagagaattAAGATATTTTTGCTTCTTAACTAACTAAGACAAGAAACAGAACTTGATGATATTGGTTTCATTGTTAGACAAGTATGAACTAGATCGATCTCTCTCTGTTCAATGTTTTCATATTTGTgcttctttttctcttgaatTCTCATGCAGACTCATACCAAGAAATCAGGAAATTGTCAACCTGACTCTACTTCATCAGGGGATACTATTCTTGCTGCTCTAGAACCTCCTCCATTTGGAACTTGCCATGCAGTTATGTACACGTGTTTGTTGTAGCTTATATTTTTAACGATCTATCTAATATCTAATGGGGACTCCTGAAGCTCCACTTTATCATAACTTTTTACTGTATAGTTGGTCCTGAAAATGTTAAATTTTTGGGATAAAGATTTTGCTGCATATTTAACCATGATGCTTctccattattatttttctaaGTGTTAAAATTTTGGTTACATCTTTCTTTCATGGTTTGATGGTTTGTGTGATTTGGACTTTTTGAGTGGCATTATGGAACAGAGCCAATGCAAAACTACAAAGCAGTTAAAGAAGGAGATGGAGACTGAGTAGGCCCAAGGGTGTATGATTTTTAGGCCTGTGTAGTTTCATAGAGCCTTGACTTGTACCTTTAAAGATTTGGAAGTCAAAAAAGCTTGCAGTTATAGAAATATATCTGATCTATTAAGTTTGATGTGCAATATTGACATGGTTAATACAAATTTGAGCAATATCAGCATTATCTTCTGCATTTGATGTTATAAACAGAGCAATAGTTTGATAGCAAAATGTGCTGGTCTTTTATAAGAGAATCTTGATTGTTTGACCAACTGATAACTTTTGTTCATGGTAATCACAGTTTATTAATAAACTAAGCTGTCACAATTAATGTTGTCTACAATGTCGATATAGAATACTTACACTAGTATTATGATTACCTAATTGAATTTCTTCTAGTGTTAATTATTCAGGAAGAGTCATACGAACTATGTCAAGTTTTTTCTAGAGAGAGGAATGAGAAATCAGAAAATTGTTGTATGCAACAGAGCATGAAGGTCAAATATACCATGCTGCTTATGATTTCAGCCAGAGATTGTAGTGTTCCACTATGAGATTCATCTGGTTGTGAAGTCTTGAAATTGATATCTTTACTGTGTAGAACCTTAATTATATAGTATAAAGATTCTGTTTAATGGTTTTTCTTGTGTAGATTGATTTTAACTTTTGTATCGCTGCAGAATATGTGCAACATGTCAAAACACCGAAAGTACATATGATTTGTGATTTCTCCTTTTATTAGTTTCTTTTGATGGCTTAACAATGCAGAGTTGTTAGACAGCACTTTCCCAACTATTGCTTCTACATATTTTGTTGACATGAGAGTTGTGCATATTTTTTTACTTCTGTGATGCTTGCCCACAGATCCAAGAAGTCTATGATGAAGGTGGAGTTTGGGGATTCTGGAGAGGTGTTTTTCCGACGTTGATCATGGTATGGAACAAATAACTGCTTTAAGTTCTACAATGTGGTCAATGATTGTTCTCATTGTTGACAACAGGTCAGCAATCCTTCAATACAATTTATGCTGTATGAAACCCTTTTGAAGAAGCTGAAGAAACGTCGTGCATCAAGCAAGAAAGGTAGCAATGATGTGTCCGCTTTGGAGGTAGTCTTGCTTCATTTCCTAGTTCCTGTTGTACTTCCCATCCATACAATTTTGCTTTATTTCCTTGTTCCTGTTGTACATCCCATCCAAACAAATTTTATCTTCACCCTGAGATTTTGGGTATTAGCATGTACTTTTGTTATTAAATGTAAATGAACTGATCTGGTGCATAGGTTTTTTTGCTTGGAGCTGTGGCAAAACTTGGTGCTACGGTTGTAACATATCCTCTTCTTGTTGTGAAGGTAAAATAAGTTTCTACATCATGTTTCTTTATATAACGGCTTGCATTATCTTATAAATTTCTAAATGAAATTTCAACTATTCTATATTTGTGAAAATTCTTGTAGACATGCGTTGCATCTTGCTATTGTACCATAAGGTATTAGTGCTTGAGTAATTATTGGTCTCCTTACAAAAAAGGTTAAGACTGGCAAGCTATGTCTAGAGAAAAAGGTAACTGAAGCGACCTTAGAAAGCATGCTAATAGCGGAAACATTACACTTGTGAGCTCAGGAGATTGTAATAGAAGTGGTACCACTGTCTATGTATGCATAAAGTAAGCCTAGATAGCTAAAGAGCCTTCCCCATTACATGAAATGGGACTTCCAAGACATTGTAACCATATGAAATTAGAAAATGTGTCCAAAAAAAAGTTTGGAAGATGGTAAATCATCTGATATAGAACAGCTAGAATGATAAACCATCTTGTAGAGAAACAGCAAGTACATGTGCCCTATGAGTTGATTCTCAACAATCCAGGAGGATCAGGACGAGTTATTTAACATTACAGCTGGATGCGTGAGAGTTACTACTTTTGAGGGGCAGTGGGAACTGTAGCTCTTGGCTGGACTAGTGTGGTTGGCGTGCTTAGAGTTGTAATATGTAGTCTGGATGGACAATTTCTGCATGATATATGAGGATTTGGAAACATATTTAACAAGCAGAGGGCTATGAGCTGGTTGCTTATGGTGAGTGAAATCAGGTTAGGGTGGACTGGTTATCAGCCATATATAATGGTTTGCCTTGCTTTGCAATGAATTTACGTTTCTATGGGGGTACTTTTCTGATACACATTAAATAGCATTCCATTTGGTGCACTAGCTGTCATAATTAATTAGCTATCAGGGAAACACTTTTTTCCTTGACGTATATTTAGTAGGTGGTATCACTGTTCACAGAGCATTTTAGGCAATCGTGGCTCCAAATGTTCATCAAGCACATTTTTCAGAATAATTGATTCCTTTGAGAGACAGTCATGCTGCAGTGCTTATTAATTAAAGGCAAACCAATTCTTCAAGAATTTGATGGTCGGCTTGTTTAATCACACTGCAGCTCATCGTTACCACACAAGTGTttcattttctatttctttctGTTGTTGCAGTCTAGACTTCAAGCAAAGCAAGTAGCCAGTGGAGATAAAAGACATCATTATAGAGGTGTGTAGATTGattatttctttaatttctGATGAGAGTTAGAATTTATCCTACAGTTTCTTTTTGACTGCACCTTTTTTTGGACATTTTGACTAGCCCTTGGGATATGGAAATGTCACTTGTCGACCCACAATGGAAATGTAGTAGTAGAACCTATTTCATTTGTCTGCAGCTAATACTTGTTCTTCATTGGTCACACAAGACATTTATACCCAATATGCAATTTGAATATATTATGTTGCATCTGGCCGTTTATTTGCCCATTTGCCCATTTTGGGAACTTTGCTATGGGTTTAGAAGATGCTACCTGGTGGGAATTCCAGATTTAGCTTTGAGCTAATAAAATGTCTCAGGTATAATATCGGTGAGAAAAACAGTTGAATTTAGAGGTACAGGTTCAAGTAAAAGTTGCCAGAATTTACTTGGATTTGTGTTTGTTTGATTCCTGTTCCTACCTAGTTATCCATTTGCTTTTGATCAAATTCAGGGACCTTGGATGCTTTCATCAAGATGATACGTTATGAAGGGTTTTATGGATTTTACAAGGGGATGGGCACGAAAATCGTACAGAGCGTTCTTGCTGCTGCT contains:
- the LOC113753883 gene encoding peroxisomal nicotinamide adenine dinucleotide carrier isoform X1, which gives rise to MSDALINGLAGAGGGIIAQLITYPLQTVNTRQQTERDPKREKRRHGTIEQMIQVVRHEGWDRLYGGLTPSLVGTAASQGVYYYFYQIFRSKAEAAALQRRRNGVGDGSVGMFSSLVVAALSGCVNVLLTNPIWVVVTRMQTHTKKSGNCQPDSTSSGDTILAALEPPPFGTCHAIQEVYDEGGVWGFWRGVFPTLIMVSNPSIQFMLYETLLKKLKKRRASSKKGSNDVSALEVFLLGAVAKLGATVVTYPLLVVKSRLQAKQVASGDKRHHYRGTLDAFIKMIRYEGFYGFYKGMGTKIVQSVLAAAVLFMVKEELVRGTRWLLTKDAVKMVKSKPSS
- the LOC113753883 gene encoding peroxisomal nicotinamide adenine dinucleotide carrier isoform X2, producing MIQVVRHEGWDRLYGGLTPSLVGTAASQGVYYYFYQIFRSKAEAAALQRRRNGVGDGSVGMFSSLVVAALSGCVNVLLTNPIWVVVTRMQTHTKKSGNCQPDSTSSGDTILAALEPPPFGTCHAIQEVYDEGGVWGFWRGVFPTLIMVSNPSIQFMLYETLLKKLKKRRASSKKGSNDVSALEVFLLGAVAKLGATVVTYPLLVVKSRLQAKQVASGDKRHHYRGTLDAFIKMIRYEGFYGFYKGMGTKIVQSVLAAAVLFMVKEELVRGTRWLLTKDAVKMVKSKPSS